AATTCTCTACCGGCTGCCGGACCACCCGCAGCTGCTCCAGACCTTCGTCTGGCAGGAATACGATCTGTTCCCGAAATTCCCGACGCTCTCGCGTTTCCTCGACTTCTGGGCGCGCGAACTGGCCGGACCGCTGCATTCGGTCACGGTCGCGCATGCGCGGCTCATCAAGCCGTCGGAATTTCGCGCGGTGAACGGGGAGTATTTGCTGAACTGAGTCCTGTCCCCAAGTTGTTGCTGTCCTTCCGAGGTGCGAGCAACTCCTTCTTTTCCCTCCCCTTGATGGGGAGGGTGGCGAGGACGAAGTCCGA
Above is a genomic segment from Pseudobdellovibrionaceae bacterium containing:
- a CDS encoding usg protein, which codes for MNRVSEDFKRQLQGYGLTTAQILYRLPDHPQLLQTFVWQEYDLFPKFPTLSRFLDFWARELAGPLHSVTVAHARLIKPSEFRAVNGEYLLN